From the Polynucleobacter sp. MWH-UH35A genome, one window contains:
- a CDS encoding flavin reductase family protein has protein sequence MTPFTSQELRKGFASFATGVTVITCLDEENQPHGITISSFNTVSLEPPLILWSLKKHSRLMPWVELGKKHLIHVLERSQENLAMHFATVKTEQFKGIDHKLAASGLTQIDHCVAYYECETVCVHVGGDHNIIVAKVINLRNYPDREPLIFARSKFVGLDFTEAKAG, from the coding sequence ATGACCCCATTTACCTCACAAGAACTGCGCAAAGGCTTTGCTTCATTTGCAACTGGGGTCACTGTCATCACCTGTTTGGATGAAGAAAATCAGCCTCATGGAATCACGATTAGCTCGTTCAACACCGTCTCACTAGAGCCGCCACTGATTCTATGGAGCCTTAAAAAACATTCACGGCTAATGCCTTGGGTTGAGCTTGGCAAGAAACATCTCATTCATGTTTTAGAGCGTTCTCAAGAAAATTTGGCGATGCATTTCGCCACCGTGAAGACTGAGCAATTTAAGGGGATTGACCATAAACTAGCGGCTAGCGGTCTCACCCAAATTGATCATTGCGTAGCCTATTACGAATGCGAAACCGTTTGTGTTCACGTTGGTGGCGATCACAACATCATTGTTGCTAAAGTGATTAACCTAAGAAATTATCCTGATCGTGAACCCCTCATTTTTGCTCGCAGCAAATTTGTTGGCCTTGATTTCACTGAAGCTAAAGCCGGCTAA
- a CDS encoding glutathione S-transferase family protein, whose product MMRLWGRKSSINVQKVLWCLAELGLKEGKDFERIDAGLQFGINNTPEFLKLNPNGLVPTLEDSDVVLWESNTILRYLAHQYDKAGRFSGDIKTQYESEKWMDWQLGTMWPALRIAFLGLTRTPESERNYQAISKAYQETNRLLGLLDQTLAKQNYCSGNQFQTGDIVLALCVSRWMMLHNTFPEQTGERANLEHINAWMKRLEEETCFNEIAEKELNIVK is encoded by the coding sequence ATGATGCGTTTATGGGGTCGTAAAAGTTCGATCAACGTTCAAAAAGTATTGTGGTGCCTTGCTGAGCTTGGGTTAAAAGAAGGCAAGGATTTTGAGCGAATTGATGCAGGACTGCAATTTGGAATCAACAATACACCTGAGTTTTTAAAACTCAATCCGAATGGATTAGTGCCAACGCTAGAAGACAGCGATGTGGTACTTTGGGAGTCCAATACCATCCTGCGTTACTTAGCGCATCAATACGATAAAGCCGGACGCTTCTCTGGGGATATCAAAACTCAATACGAGTCTGAAAAATGGATGGATTGGCAATTGGGCACAATGTGGCCTGCGCTGCGCATTGCGTTTCTTGGGCTCACTAGAACTCCAGAATCCGAACGTAACTACCAAGCGATTTCCAAGGCCTACCAAGAGACCAATCGACTGCTAGGCTTACTAGATCAAACATTGGCCAAGCAAAACTATTGCTCCGGCAATCAATTCCAGACCGGAGATATTGTTCTGGCTCTGTGTGTCAGTAGATGGATGATGTTACACAATACCTTCCCAGAGCAAACAGGGGAACGTGCAAACCTTGAGCATATTAATGCTTGGATGAAACGCCTAGAAGAAGAGACTTGCTTTAACGAAATTGCTGAAAAAGAACTCAACATCGTCAAGTAG
- a CDS encoding efflux RND transporter permease subunit, whose product MNWTDIFIRRPVLSMVVSALVLIFGLKAIGSLPVNQYPQTQNAIVTITTAYYGADPETIAGFITQPLEASVAQAQGIDYLSSTSVSGVSTIIATLKLNYDANAALTQIQTQISAVKNQLPPQAQQPILTVQVGQSTAAMYMGFYSDEIPNNAITDYLLRVVKPKLDSVEGVQNAEITGGRKFALRAWLDREKMAGLGVGADDVYSAMSANNYLSAVGSTKGDMVSVDLVAGTDLHTLDEFRKLVIKKDGVNIVYLDQVATVTLGSEDYNTNVAFSGKRSVFIAIKVAPQANLLDVAQRVRDVVPDIQKQLPIGMTGKIVYDSTKFITSSIDEVVSTLLEALVIVTVVIYLFLGSARAVAVPVIAMPLSLIGTFFLMQVLGYSINLLTLLALVLAIGLVVDDAIIVVENVDRHMKEGKSPLEASLIAARELGGPILAMTVVLIAVYIPIGFQGGLTGALFTEFAFTLASAVAVSGLIALTLSPMMCSRIFTEEQEASSFVQKIDRIFDKVHHSYQSTLRDLLSTWQVIIVMGVILLGGVAYLYATARAELAPTEDQGIVLMQASGPPNSTVTQMQTYADQIYAIAAAEPEYEQAFQITSPTSSFGGILLKDWGERSRNATKFQEDMQQKWNSIAGARVAAFQFPALPGAQGLPVQVVINTTEPYAQLNEVSQAVLDKARRSGNFFFVDSDLKIDKPQDVLEIDREKVAALGMTQQQVGAALSAALGGGYVNYFSVAGRSYRVIPQVKQVDRLNPDQILDYYIRTPSGAMVQARTIATIKQRVVPQSINHFQQLNSATISGVSTPFISQADLLEFMRQTLKEVAPNGYSMDYAGPSRQFMAESGGFLVTMFFAILIVFLVLAAQFESFRDPIVILVSVPLALFGALIFINLGFTTLNVYTQVGLVTLMGLISKHGILIVEFANELQEAGRSKLDAIVEASSVRLRPILMTTAAMVLGVLPLVIASGAGAAGRKSMGIVIFTGLSIGTLFTLFVVPAMYLLIGADHHAKKFKQE is encoded by the coding sequence ATGAATTGGACTGACATATTCATCCGTAGGCCAGTGCTCTCCATGGTGGTGAGCGCTTTGGTATTGATTTTTGGCTTAAAGGCGATAGGTTCATTGCCGGTGAATCAATATCCACAAACGCAAAATGCGATTGTGACAATCACGACTGCTTACTATGGCGCAGATCCTGAAACGATTGCTGGTTTTATTACTCAACCCTTAGAGGCATCGGTTGCTCAGGCACAGGGTATTGATTACTTATCATCAACCAGCGTTAGCGGAGTCTCGACAATTATTGCAACGCTCAAGCTGAACTATGACGCAAATGCAGCGTTAACTCAGATACAGACTCAAATTAGTGCGGTAAAGAATCAGTTGCCACCTCAGGCGCAGCAACCGATTTTGACAGTGCAGGTGGGTCAATCTACCGCTGCGATGTATATGGGCTTTTATAGCGATGAAATCCCTAACAATGCCATCACTGATTATTTGTTGCGCGTTGTAAAGCCAAAACTAGACTCCGTTGAGGGTGTGCAAAACGCTGAAATTACTGGCGGCCGTAAGTTTGCATTGCGCGCATGGTTAGACCGCGAGAAGATGGCTGGTCTTGGTGTGGGTGCGGATGATGTTTATAGCGCTATGTCTGCAAATAATTATTTGTCGGCCGTTGGTAGCACCAAGGGCGATATGGTATCGGTTGACTTGGTTGCTGGAACTGATTTGCATACGCTAGATGAGTTCCGAAAACTGGTCATTAAAAAAGATGGCGTGAATATTGTTTACTTGGATCAAGTAGCCACGGTTACTTTGGGATCTGAGGACTACAACACCAACGTTGCTTTCAGTGGCAAGCGCTCTGTATTTATTGCCATTAAAGTCGCTCCCCAAGCGAACCTATTGGATGTTGCCCAACGCGTCAGAGACGTTGTTCCTGACATTCAAAAGCAATTACCAATCGGCATGACTGGCAAGATTGTGTATGACTCAACCAAATTTATTACTAGCTCTATTGATGAGGTGGTGTCTACTTTGCTAGAAGCTCTGGTTATTGTGACGGTAGTGATTTACCTATTCTTAGGTAGTGCGCGTGCTGTTGCTGTACCCGTGATTGCAATGCCTTTGTCATTGATTGGAACCTTTTTCTTAATGCAGGTTTTAGGTTATTCGATTAACTTACTTACTCTCTTGGCGCTAGTGCTAGCAATTGGATTGGTGGTAGATGATGCCATCATCGTCGTAGAAAACGTTGATCGCCACATGAAGGAAGGCAAGTCTCCGCTTGAGGCGTCTTTAATTGCTGCCCGTGAACTAGGCGGCCCAATTCTGGCGATGACAGTAGTGTTGATTGCAGTGTATATCCCTATTGGATTCCAGGGTGGGTTAACAGGCGCACTGTTTACAGAATTTGCGTTTACTTTGGCTAGTGCGGTAGCAGTTTCTGGGTTGATTGCATTAACGCTCTCGCCGATGATGTGTTCCCGCATTTTCACTGAAGAGCAAGAGGCCTCTTCATTTGTGCAGAAGATTGATCGCATTTTTGATAAGGTCCATCACAGTTATCAAAGCACCCTACGAGATTTGTTGAGCACGTGGCAAGTCATCATCGTGATGGGTGTCATTTTGTTGGGTGGGGTTGCTTATTTATATGCAACGGCACGTGCTGAGTTAGCGCCAACAGAAGACCAAGGCATTGTCTTGATGCAGGCCTCTGGGCCTCCAAACAGCACAGTGACACAAATGCAAACTTATGCGGATCAAATCTACGCGATTGCTGCCGCAGAACCAGAATACGAACAGGCATTCCAGATCACGAGTCCTACTTCTAGTTTTGGCGGTATCTTGTTAAAAGACTGGGGCGAGCGCAGTCGCAATGCAACCAAGTTTCAAGAAGATATGCAGCAGAAGTGGAACAGTATTGCTGGTGCGCGTGTTGCAGCCTTCCAGTTTCCTGCCTTACCAGGTGCCCAAGGCTTGCCGGTGCAGGTTGTTATTAATACAACAGAACCATATGCTCAGTTAAATGAAGTATCGCAGGCGGTACTAGACAAAGCGCGCCGTAGCGGCAATTTCTTCTTCGTAGACTCTGATTTGAAGATTGATAAGCCGCAAGATGTATTAGAAATCGATCGTGAAAAAGTTGCGGCATTGGGTATGACCCAGCAACAAGTGGGTGCAGCATTATCTGCAGCATTAGGCGGTGGTTATGTGAACTATTTCTCAGTGGCGGGACGCTCTTACAGAGTAATTCCACAGGTGAAACAGGTTGATCGTTTGAACCCAGATCAAATCTTGGACTATTACATTCGCACCCCAAGTGGTGCAATGGTTCAAGCACGTACCATTGCAACGATTAAGCAAAGAGTGGTTCCACAATCTATTAATCACTTTCAGCAATTGAATTCCGCAACCATTTCTGGTGTGAGTACACCATTTATTTCCCAGGCGGATTTATTGGAGTTCATGCGCCAGACCTTGAAGGAAGTTGCGCCGAATGGTTACAGCATGGACTATGCTGGTCCATCACGTCAGTTTATGGCCGAGTCAGGTGGATTCTTGGTCACCATGTTCTTTGCGATCTTGATTGTGTTCTTGGTGCTGGCTGCCCAGTTTGAAAGCTTCCGTGATCCAATCGTGATTTTGGTTTCTGTACCTCTTGCCTTGTTTGGCGCTTTGATTTTTATTAACTTGGGCTTCACGACTCTGAACGTTTACACCCAAGTTGGCCTAGTAACGCTAATGGGCCTCATTAGTAAGCACGGTATCTTGATTGTGGAATTTGCCAATGAACTTCAAGAGGCTGGACGAAGTAAGCTTGATGCCATTGTTGAGGCAAGTAGCGTTCGTCTACGCCCAATTTTGATGACTACTGCTGCAATGGTTCTGGGCGTATTGCCTTTAGTAATCGCTTCGGGAGCGGGTGCTGCTGGGCGTAAATCTATGGGCATTGTGATCTTTACGGGCCTGTCGATAGGTACATTGTTCACGCTTTTTGTAGTACCAGCGATGTACTTATTGATTGGCGCCGATCATCACGCTAAGAAATTTAAGCAGGAGTAG
- a CDS encoding efflux RND transporter periplasmic adaptor subunit has product MEPLQRRMTIMLCGVFLLLGLIFAFNQLKTFMIKHFIAGMGLPPATVSTMVITTTEWQPKLTSVGNVRAFRGVELSTELGGLVQTVPVKSGQDVKEGDLLIKLNDASDVAQLNSLKAMADLAKVINERDRQQLAIQAISKNVFDTSAADAKSKQAQVEQQTALVAKKNLKAPFSGRIGIVAINPGQYVNPGDKLLTLQTLDPIFVDFNLPQNNAEQIQVGQEVVVTTDAFKDASFTGKITAVSPKVDTNTRNIQVEAQLANPDKKILPGMFANVNIKLGDQVKYLTLPQTAVTYNPYGSTVFIAKPTGKKDKQGNPALEAQQVFVTTGSTRGDQVAILKGVDEGATVVTSGQLKLKNGTPLIINNKVQPANSPDPKPQE; this is encoded by the coding sequence ATGGAACCATTACAACGTCGCATGACTATCATGCTTTGCGGCGTATTTTTATTATTAGGCTTGATCTTTGCTTTTAATCAACTCAAGACATTCATGATTAAGCATTTCATTGCAGGAATGGGCTTGCCTCCTGCAACAGTATCAACCATGGTGATCACTACTACAGAGTGGCAGCCGAAGTTAACCAGCGTTGGGAATGTGCGCGCCTTTAGGGGTGTTGAGCTCAGTACTGAACTGGGCGGCTTAGTTCAGACTGTGCCAGTTAAGTCGGGTCAGGATGTAAAAGAAGGTGATTTGCTAATTAAATTAAATGATGCCTCTGATGTTGCCCAATTGAATTCTTTGAAGGCGATGGCTGATTTAGCTAAAGTGATTAATGAACGTGATAGACAGCAACTGGCTATTCAGGCAATTAGTAAGAATGTGTTTGATACGAGTGCTGCTGATGCTAAATCGAAGCAGGCCCAGGTAGAGCAGCAGACTGCATTGGTAGCTAAGAAAAATCTGAAGGCACCATTTAGTGGGCGCATTGGCATTGTGGCTATTAACCCCGGCCAGTATGTAAATCCTGGCGACAAGTTATTAACATTACAAACCTTGGACCCTATTTTTGTGGATTTCAATTTGCCACAAAATAATGCCGAGCAAATTCAGGTCGGACAAGAGGTGGTGGTGACAACCGATGCATTTAAGGATGCAAGCTTCACAGGAAAAATTACAGCGGTTAGTCCAAAAGTAGATACCAATACCCGCAACATTCAGGTTGAGGCTCAGCTTGCCAATCCCGATAAGAAAATTTTGCCAGGCATGTTTGCTAATGTGAATATTAAGCTTGGTGATCAGGTCAAATATTTAACGCTTCCACAAACAGCGGTTACTTACAATCCTTACGGATCTACAGTCTTTATTGCTAAACCAACTGGTAAAAAAGACAAGCAAGGCAATCCTGCTCTTGAAGCGCAGCAGGTCTTTGTGACTACTGGATCCACCCGTGGCGATCAGGTGGCGATTCTCAAGGGTGTTGATGAGGGTGCGACGGTTGTTACGAGTGGGCAGTTGAAGTTAAAGAATGGCACGCCACTCATTATTAACAACAAGGTGCAGCCAGCAAACTCACCAGATCCGAAGCCGCAGGAATAA
- a CDS encoding efflux transporter outer membrane subunit, which produces MFLSIAQFSRLNFLSLVCAGVLSACAVGPDFKQPEAPKTSSYTETALSKKLTTAPGVPGGSDQEFVEGADIEAQWWELYKSPELDALIKKALEQNPNLGAADAALRAAQENVNAQIGGQYFPAIGVGANALRQKQPSAVYGMNYGTDTYNLYNATVNVTYKLDVFGGARRAVEGARAQAEVAQFQLEGAYLSLTANVVTSAVREAALRAQMQATEEILKAQTNLAEVTEKQLIIGTVSKVDVTSQRTLVSSSQVDLFNYERNLAFARNQLAVLVGEIPSNANIAKFDLANLHLPEKLPLSVPSSLVRQRPDVRAAEAQLKAQNAFVGVATANLLPQFNITGSIGAASLTSNGLFGPNSALWTLGGGILQPLFQGGALLAQRRGAIANYEQAAFQYQATVLNAFQEVANALRALETGAQALKAASDAERYAYETLDLVQQQYKLGTASYLAVLYYQNQYQQAKVKSVAAQATRFSDTAALFAALGGGWWNREGPAFKSKDIANKDQNETSGNN; this is translated from the coding sequence ATGTTTCTGTCGATTGCCCAGTTTTCACGTTTGAATTTTCTCTCGCTCGTTTGTGCGGGAGTTCTTTCGGCGTGTGCAGTTGGTCCAGACTTTAAACAACCCGAGGCCCCTAAGACTTCGTCTTATACAGAAACAGCTTTATCTAAGAAGTTGACTACTGCTCCTGGTGTACCTGGCGGTAGTGATCAGGAGTTTGTAGAGGGCGCTGATATCGAGGCGCAATGGTGGGAGCTATACAAGTCCCCCGAGCTTGATGCGCTGATTAAAAAAGCGCTTGAGCAGAATCCTAACTTAGGCGCTGCCGATGCTGCATTGCGTGCAGCGCAAGAAAATGTCAATGCACAAATTGGCGGTCAGTATTTTCCAGCGATTGGCGTTGGCGCAAACGCATTAAGACAAAAACAGCCATCGGCTGTGTATGGCATGAATTATGGTACAGATACTTACAACCTATATAACGCAACAGTCAACGTTACCTATAAGTTAGATGTGTTTGGTGGAGCACGTAGAGCGGTTGAAGGTGCACGTGCACAAGCAGAGGTTGCGCAGTTTCAATTGGAGGGAGCCTACCTTTCTTTAACGGCAAATGTGGTGACTAGCGCCGTAAGAGAGGCGGCGCTGCGTGCACAGATGCAAGCTACAGAAGAAATTTTAAAAGCGCAAACGAATCTTGCCGAAGTAACCGAGAAGCAATTGATCATTGGCACGGTATCTAAGGTAGACGTTACATCCCAGCGCACATTAGTTTCAAGTTCTCAAGTAGATTTATTTAACTACGAACGAAATCTTGCGTTTGCACGTAATCAACTCGCAGTTCTGGTGGGTGAAATTCCGAGCAATGCCAATATTGCCAAGTTTGATTTAGCAAATTTACATTTGCCTGAGAAGTTGCCTTTATCAGTACCCTCCAGCCTCGTGCGTCAACGTCCTGATGTGCGTGCAGCGGAGGCGCAGTTAAAAGCGCAGAACGCTTTTGTTGGTGTTGCAACGGCGAACTTATTGCCTCAATTTAATATCACCGGTTCGATTGGCGCCGCCTCTTTGACCTCAAACGGTTTATTTGGTCCTAATTCTGCTTTATGGACCTTGGGTGGGGGCATCTTGCAACCCCTATTCCAGGGTGGTGCTTTATTGGCGCAACGTCGTGGTGCGATCGCAAACTATGAACAAGCGGCTTTTCAATATCAGGCAACTGTCTTGAATGCATTTCAAGAGGTGGCGAATGCCTTGCGCGCACTCGAGACAGGTGCGCAAGCGCTCAAAGCGGCATCGGATGCAGAACGCTATGCCTATGAAACTCTAGATTTAGTGCAGCAGCAATATAAGTTGGGTACAGCAAGTTATTTGGCGGTGCTCTATTACCAAAATCAGTATCAACAAGCCAAAGTGAAATCAGTTGCCGCACAAGCAACGCGTTTCTCAGATACGGCAGCTTTATTTGCAGCATTGGGTGGCGGCTGGTGGAATCGTGAAGGCCCTGCTTTTAAGTCAAAAGACATAGCGAACAAAGATCAAAATGAAACTTCTGGAAATAATTAA
- the glmS gene encoding glutamine--fructose-6-phosphate transaminase (isomerizing), which produces MCGIVGAASHKNIVEVLVEGLRRLEYRGYDSCGFAVINSDDAKHPIERARTTARVSELGEQGKDFCGTLGIAHTRWATHGKPDTQNAHPHISGGLIAVVHNGIIENYETLRAELKVAGYEFTSETDTEVIAHLVHQQYVASGQNDIAASVRAVLPKLHGAYAIGVIAQDNPVTLVGARVGSPLVVAIGDHEHFLASDALALAGRAHSMLYLEEGDVAVLKADGVEVIDQAGKFVQRELKPMPAQADSVDLGPYQHYMQKEIFEQPRAIGDTLANIAEFGPNLFNANPKDWNAFDQILILACGTSYYSACVAKYWLEDIAGIPTQVEIASEYRYRTTVPNPKTLIVVVSQSGETADTLAALRHAKSLGHQYTLAICNVASSAMVRETDWHFLTKAGAEIGVASTKAFTTQLLALYLLAISLAKRAGRLSAEGEKELLRELRHLPKALHAVLALEPQIMAWSDAFARCENALFLGRGMHYPIALEGALKLKEISYIHAEAYPAGELKHGPLALVTDKMPVVTVAPNDVLLEKLKSNMQEVKARGGKLYVFADQDTHISNSEGINVIKLPEHYGNLSPILHVVPLQLLAYHTACARGTDVDKPRNLAKSVTVE; this is translated from the coding sequence ATGTGCGGCATTGTTGGCGCAGCTTCTCATAAAAATATTGTTGAAGTTTTGGTGGAAGGCTTGCGTCGCCTAGAGTATCGCGGGTATGACTCTTGTGGCTTTGCAGTAATTAATAGCGATGATGCCAAGCATCCAATAGAGCGCGCTCGTACCACTGCACGAGTTTCCGAGTTAGGCGAACAGGGCAAAGACTTTTGTGGCACTTTGGGAATTGCTCACACTCGTTGGGCTACTCACGGCAAGCCAGATACGCAAAATGCGCATCCCCATATTTCTGGTGGCCTTATCGCAGTAGTTCATAACGGCATTATTGAAAACTACGAAACTCTTCGTGCCGAATTAAAAGTTGCTGGCTATGAATTTACCTCTGAAACGGATACTGAAGTCATCGCACATTTAGTGCATCAACAATATGTAGCTAGTGGTCAAAATGACATCGCGGCATCCGTGAGAGCTGTACTCCCTAAATTACATGGTGCATACGCTATCGGTGTAATAGCTCAAGATAATCCAGTCACCCTGGTGGGTGCACGGGTTGGATCGCCATTGGTGGTGGCCATTGGCGATCATGAGCACTTCTTGGCATCTGATGCGTTGGCTTTAGCAGGGCGCGCACACTCCATGCTCTATTTGGAGGAAGGAGATGTTGCTGTCCTTAAGGCGGATGGTGTTGAGGTCATTGATCAGGCGGGCAAGTTTGTTCAAAGAGAATTGAAACCTATGCCAGCTCAAGCTGACTCGGTTGATTTAGGCCCTTATCAGCACTACATGCAAAAAGAAATTTTTGAACAGCCAAGGGCGATTGGTGATACGTTAGCCAATATCGCTGAATTTGGCCCCAACTTGTTCAATGCCAACCCTAAAGACTGGAATGCATTTGATCAAATTTTGATCTTGGCCTGCGGCACAAGTTACTACTCTGCTTGCGTTGCTAAATATTGGCTGGAAGATATTGCTGGTATTCCGACGCAAGTTGAAATTGCAAGCGAATATCGTTATCGCACCACTGTGCCTAATCCTAAAACCTTAATTGTTGTTGTGTCGCAGTCTGGTGAAACGGCTGATACCTTGGCTGCATTACGACATGCAAAGAGCTTGGGTCACCAATACACTTTGGCCATCTGCAATGTTGCAAGTAGCGCCATGGTTCGTGAAACCGATTGGCACTTCTTAACTAAAGCAGGTGCTGAAATTGGTGTGGCCTCCACTAAAGCATTTACTACGCAGCTTTTAGCGCTATACCTTTTGGCGATCTCATTGGCAAAACGCGCCGGTAGACTCTCTGCTGAAGGAGAAAAAGAGCTCCTACGTGAGTTGCGTCACCTTCCAAAAGCGCTTCATGCGGTTCTGGCTCTTGAACCACAAATCATGGCTTGGAGCGATGCGTTTGCGAGGTGTGAGAACGCGCTCTTCTTAGGTCGCGGCATGCATTACCCGATTGCACTTGAAGGCGCATTAAAACTCAAAGAGATTTCTTATATTCATGCTGAAGCTTATCCAGCTGGTGAGTTAAAGCATGGGCCGCTGGCTTTGGTGACAGATAAGATGCCCGTTGTGACTGTTGCACCTAATGATGTACTGTTAGAAAAACTGAAATCGAATATGCAAGAAGTCAAGGCTCGCGGTGGCAAGCTTTATGTTTTTGCTGATCAAGATACCCACATCTCAAATAGTGAAGGCATTAACGTCATCAAACTTCCCGAGCACTATGGCAATCTCTCGCCTATTCTGCATGTGGTTCCTCTGCAACTATTGGCGTATCACACTGCTTGTGCTCGTGGCACTGACGTAGATAAACCTAGAAATTTAGCAAAGAGTGTCACGGTCGAGTAA
- the glmU gene encoding bifunctional UDP-N-acetylglucosamine diphosphorylase/glucosamine-1-phosphate N-acetyltransferase GlmU, whose amino-acid sequence MNIVILAAGQGKRMKSALPKVLQTLAGKPLLQHVLNTALSLQDKKAKSGPVVVVGHGAADVKAFLVNASAEDSRFSKVVTALQAEQKGTGHALLQALPKLDTQEPTLVLYGDVPLTSQKTLAKLVKLADGVRGQDSALALLTQNLANPTGYGRIVRDADGAVKEIVEEKDATPAQNAIQEINTGIMVLPTNALKKWLKALRASNAQGEYYLTDVIAMAVRDGVPIRTTQADDEFETVGVNSRYQLAALERVHQQNIASQLMAAGVSLADPARIDVRGTLECGTDVSIDVGCVFEGCVTLDAGTKIGPYCLIRNSVIGKGVSIQAYSHIDGAKVGNQSVIGPYARLRPGADLSNDVHIGNFVEVKNSKIAANSKANHLAYVGDSIVGSRVNIGAGTITCNYDGVNKHQTIIEDDVFIGSDTQLVAPVRVGRGATLGAGTTLTKDAPANQLTVSRAKQISLQWQRPVKQEKKTLAKKTSTKKVAAKKVATKKIAIKKAAIKKVAKKAVKTTAKGKK is encoded by the coding sequence ATGAATATCGTCATATTGGCTGCTGGGCAAGGAAAGCGGATGAAATCCGCTCTGCCCAAGGTTCTGCAAACTTTGGCAGGCAAGCCCCTGCTTCAACACGTTCTCAATACTGCTCTTTCACTGCAAGATAAGAAGGCTAAATCTGGCCCTGTTGTAGTGGTTGGCCATGGTGCAGCGGATGTCAAGGCATTCCTAGTGAATGCAAGCGCAGAGGATTCCAGATTTAGCAAAGTAGTGACTGCCCTCCAGGCAGAGCAAAAAGGAACGGGTCATGCTCTTTTGCAGGCTTTGCCGAAATTAGATACTCAAGAGCCAACATTAGTTTTGTATGGGGATGTCCCCCTTACTAGCCAAAAGACCTTGGCTAAATTAGTCAAGTTGGCTGATGGTGTGCGTGGTCAAGATAGTGCCCTTGCGCTCCTCACGCAAAACCTTGCCAATCCAACTGGATATGGTCGCATTGTCCGTGATGCTGATGGCGCCGTGAAAGAGATTGTTGAAGAGAAAGATGCAACACCTGCACAAAATGCAATTCAAGAAATCAACACTGGAATCATGGTGTTGCCAACGAACGCATTAAAGAAATGGTTAAAGGCTTTGCGTGCAAGTAATGCGCAAGGCGAGTACTACTTAACGGATGTCATCGCTATGGCCGTCAGAGACGGTGTGCCAATCCGCACAACACAAGCGGATGACGAGTTTGAGACGGTTGGCGTTAACAGTCGTTATCAACTCGCGGCGCTAGAAAGAGTGCATCAGCAGAATATTGCCAGCCAATTAATGGCTGCCGGGGTGTCCCTTGCGGATCCTGCGCGTATTGATGTGCGCGGCACATTGGAGTGCGGTACAGATGTGTCAATTGACGTGGGCTGTGTCTTTGAAGGATGCGTTACTTTAGATGCGGGCACAAAGATTGGCCCTTATTGCCTGATTCGCAATAGCGTGATTGGTAAAGGTGTTTCAATTCAGGCATATAGCCATATTGATGGCGCAAAAGTAGGCAATCAATCAGTGATTGGGCCTTATGCTCGTTTGCGTCCTGGCGCAGATTTATCTAACGATGTGCATATTGGCAACTTTGTAGAAGTGAAGAACAGCAAAATTGCTGCTAATAGCAAAGCCAATCACTTAGCTTATGTTGGCGATTCCATTGTTGGATCAAGAGTGAATATTGGTGCTGGCACCATCACTTGTAACTACGATGGCGTGAATAAACACCAGACCATTATTGAAGACGATGTATTTATTGGCTCAGATACTCAGCTGGTTGCGCCTGTGCGTGTCGGTCGTGGCGCCACATTGGGTGCTGGAACAACGCTCACTAAAGATGCTCCAGCAAATCAATTAACTGTATCCAGAGCAAAACAAATTTCATTGCAGTGGCAACGCCCTGTGAAGCAAGAAAAGAAAACGCTAGCCAAAAAAACATCCACAAAAAAAGTAGCAGCTAAAAAAGTGGCTACAAAGAAGATAGCTATAAAGAAGGCGGCAATAAAAAAGGTAGCCAAAAAGGCAGTGAAGACAACTGCAAAGGGTAAAAAATAA